A window of Corallococcus macrosporus DSM 14697 contains these coding sequences:
- a CDS encoding putative toxin-antitoxin system toxin component, PIN family yields MSSVTLPPLPVVLDTNVVLDLFVFDDPHTRPLAEALADGTLSAWTDADTLAELGYVLASRNFQPGLPAPRRTAAFERYRAQVHMAPSAESVATPALPRCRDRDDQKFLLLAARAQAAWLVSKDKRVLSMADRAGLPFAILTPRQAVSRLPPRR; encoded by the coding sequence ATGTCCTCCGTCACCCTCCCGCCGCTGCCAGTGGTCCTCGACACCAACGTGGTGCTGGACCTGTTCGTGTTCGATGACCCACACACGCGCCCCCTGGCCGAGGCGCTGGCGGACGGGACGCTGAGCGCCTGGACGGACGCGGACACGCTGGCGGAGCTGGGCTACGTGCTGGCCTCGCGCAACTTCCAGCCCGGGCTGCCAGCGCCTCGGCGGACCGCCGCCTTCGAGCGCTACCGGGCCCAGGTCCACATGGCGCCGTCCGCTGAGTCCGTGGCCACGCCGGCGCTGCCCCGCTGCAGGGACAGGGACGACCAGAAGTTCCTGCTCCTGGCCGCGCGCGCCCAGGCGGCGTGGCTGGTGAGCAAGGACAAGCGGGTGTTGTCCATGGCGGACCGTGCGGGCCTGCCCTTCGCCATCCTCACGCCCCGGCAGGCCGTGAGCCGCCTACCACCCAGGAGGTAG
- a CDS encoding NADase-type glycan-binding domain-containing protein: MILLSLILAAAPPVLLEPDAGGAHRLHPRRVTASSFLEDGRNKGSQNYLPLYIADDDPATAWVEGAKGRGEGEALEWWGPELSRAKTYRLFIRNGFQKSDKLFRANARPRKVKLEPLVQGETGPQVTGTALETELKDVLGWQEVRLPVPNKVHGVRLTLVSTYPGAARDDTCLSDLRVYVEGEDPYKPEAEAAAFEQIRAFALKRKQASAPGGNAAKIEWAPRYEGEILFTLNRSREEGEYARGLTYAVGQLSTIPVKDSYKSELDRAKKTAELFDRVNLDYEGQDSEARAKWKRVNPTQPRAQKTAARAALSSMESDGLFPVAGLLHLEDAFFFEADASPAQMLAAIEQSREKEAREARVCISRCEDQRNTFGPPENRSDCSCALECLGGCKRFISLSPKKHQRTGGAFLLGSLARPTAFLHGRFELAGTRESWATFRQTLITYAGEKAGTVLTYDDPEAKRGNAIPIRVHVLDWSEANGKASLSTITTFLVSETYVRVTRYRPVQRT, from the coding sequence ATGATTCTCCTGTCGCTCATCCTCGCCGCAGCGCCGCCGGTCCTGCTCGAACCCGACGCCGGTGGCGCCCACCGGCTGCACCCGCGCCGCGTGACGGCCTCTTCCTTCCTGGAGGATGGCAGGAACAAGGGCTCGCAGAACTACCTGCCGCTCTACATCGCGGATGACGACCCGGCCACGGCCTGGGTGGAAGGCGCCAAGGGCCGCGGCGAAGGCGAAGCCCTGGAGTGGTGGGGCCCGGAGCTGTCGCGCGCGAAGACGTACCGCCTGTTCATCCGCAATGGCTTCCAGAAGTCCGACAAGCTCTTCCGCGCCAACGCCCGGCCGCGCAAGGTGAAGCTGGAGCCGCTGGTCCAGGGAGAGACGGGTCCCCAGGTGACGGGCACCGCGCTGGAGACCGAGCTAAAGGACGTGCTCGGATGGCAGGAGGTCCGCCTGCCCGTCCCGAACAAGGTCCACGGGGTGCGGCTCACGCTCGTCTCGACCTATCCGGGCGCGGCGCGCGACGACACCTGCCTCAGTGACTTGCGCGTGTACGTGGAGGGGGAAGATCCATACAAGCCCGAGGCAGAGGCCGCGGCCTTCGAGCAGATCCGCGCCTTCGCGCTCAAACGGAAGCAGGCCTCCGCTCCTGGCGGCAACGCAGCCAAGATCGAGTGGGCGCCCCGCTACGAGGGGGAGATTCTGTTCACGCTGAACCGCTCCCGTGAGGAGGGCGAATATGCGCGGGGGCTGACCTACGCCGTCGGACAGCTCTCCACGATTCCCGTGAAGGACAGCTACAAGTCGGAGCTGGACCGCGCGAAGAAGACGGCCGAGCTCTTCGACCGGGTGAACCTCGACTACGAGGGTCAAGACTCCGAGGCGCGCGCGAAGTGGAAACGCGTCAACCCCACGCAACCCCGGGCCCAGAAGACCGCGGCGCGCGCGGCGCTCTCCAGCATGGAGAGCGACGGCCTCTTTCCCGTCGCCGGTCTGCTCCACCTGGAAGACGCGTTCTTCTTCGAGGCGGATGCCAGCCCGGCGCAGATGCTGGCGGCCATTGAGCAGTCCCGCGAAAAGGAGGCCCGGGAGGCCAGGGTCTGCATAAGCAGATGCGAGGACCAGCGCAATACGTTCGGCCCGCCCGAGAATCGTTCCGACTGCTCCTGCGCGCTCGAGTGCCTGGGCGGATGCAAGAGATTCATCAGCCTCTCGCCAAAGAAGCACCAGCGCACCGGCGGTGCCTTCCTCCTCGGCTCACTCGCCCGTCCCACCGCCTTCCTGCATGGAAGGTTCGAACTCGCCGGAACCCGTGAGTCCTGGGCCACCTTCCGCCAGACGCTCATCACCTATGCCGGAGAGAAGGCAGGGACCGTGCTCACATACGACGACCCAGAAGCCAAGAGGGGGAACGCCATCCCCATACGCGTCCATGTCCTCGACTGGAGCGAGGCGAACGGAAAGGCGAGCCTGTCGACCATCACCACCTTCCTCGTCTCCGAGACCTACGTCCGGGTGACGCGCTACCGCCCGGTGCAGCGGACCTGA
- a CDS encoding multiheme c-type cytochrome, giving the protein MSALVLFTCSLLATAPTPRFPQGTARMDVGPAPHGLPDWSVQRCAECHAPQVEAWRHSGHATARVDAVFQVALTEDRPGWCVQCHAPLALNLERGPLPKDSPPEERGVTCAGCHAPTGNEGQAPGMPCAGCHQFGFPVVTSAGQRVRLSSTQLQQDTVGEWRRWQAQSGDTRHCTACHMPRGDHGLGGTRRTESLKAALRVEQAGASLRVSTREVGHAFPSGDVMRWVSVEVAGEPLFESPRTVATFGRSLEVREWPHEPLPHLGAVEDTRLLPGETRHVPLPPGARYARVVYHLVSREQEDSGLYPPGLSQFALWASPLHPFPTSRTPKERKP; this is encoded by the coding sequence GTGTCCGCGCTCGTCCTCTTCACCTGTTCGCTGTTGGCCACAGCCCCCACGCCGCGCTTCCCCCAGGGCACCGCGCGCATGGACGTGGGGCCCGCGCCGCATGGCCTGCCGGACTGGAGCGTCCAACGCTGCGCGGAATGTCACGCCCCCCAGGTGGAGGCCTGGCGGCACAGTGGACATGCGACGGCCCGCGTGGACGCCGTCTTCCAGGTGGCGTTGACCGAGGACCGCCCCGGCTGGTGCGTGCAATGTCACGCACCACTCGCCCTCAACCTGGAGCGAGGCCCGCTCCCCAAGGACAGCCCGCCCGAGGAGCGCGGCGTCACCTGCGCCGGCTGCCACGCGCCCACGGGCAATGAAGGCCAGGCCCCTGGGATGCCCTGCGCGGGCTGCCACCAGTTCGGCTTCCCCGTGGTGACGAGCGCGGGCCAACGGGTGCGCCTGTCCTCGACGCAGCTTCAGCAGGACACCGTGGGCGAGTGGCGCCGTTGGCAGGCCCAGAGCGGAGACACGCGCCATTGCACGGCCTGCCACATGCCCCGAGGCGACCACGGCCTGGGCGGCACGCGGCGCACCGAGTCGCTGAAGGCGGCGCTCAGGGTGGAGCAGGCGGGCGCGTCGCTTCGCGTCTCCACGCGCGAGGTGGGCCACGCGTTCCCCTCGGGTGACGTCATGCGCTGGGTGAGCGTGGAGGTCGCCGGGGAGCCCCTCTTCGAATCCCCCCGCACCGTGGCCACGTTCGGCCGCAGCCTGGAGGTGCGGGAGTGGCCTCACGAGCCCCTGCCCCACCTGGGCGCCGTGGAGGACACCCGCCTGCTTCCAGGCGAGACGCGCCACGTGCCACTTCCCCCGGGAGCCCGCTACGCGCGCGTCGTCTATCACCTCGTGTCCCGTGAGCAGGAAGACTCCGGGCTCTACCCACCGGGCCTGTCCCAGTTCGCGCTGTGGGCCTCGCCCCTCCATCCCTTTCCGACGTCCCGCACCCCGAAGGAGCGCAAGCCATGA
- a CDS encoding zinc-dependent alcohol dehydrogenase family protein produces MKAYEVQAGFGLDKLVQVERPDPVPGPMQVRVRVKATSLNSRDLMMVEGRYNPRQKLPLVPNSDGAGVVDAVGPGVTRVKPGDRVMSLFAQAWSAGAPTRAAQVSTLGGPLDGALADTVLLHEDGAVPTPAYLSDEEAATLPCAAVTAWSALVTHGAIKAGDTVLLQGTGGVSIFALQIARLMGARIIITSSHDAKLARARTLGAHDGINYVTTPDWDKAARALTGGVGVDHVVEVGGAETFEKSLRAVRPGGTVSVIGVLSGGAGAVPLTPILMQNLRVQGIFVGHRQSFEALNRAFTLHAVRPVVDRVFDFSEARAAFEHLKSGAHFGKVVIRVA; encoded by the coding sequence ATGAAAGCATATGAAGTCCAGGCGGGGTTCGGGTTGGACAAGCTGGTGCAGGTCGAGCGGCCCGACCCGGTGCCCGGCCCGATGCAGGTGCGGGTCCGGGTGAAGGCCACCAGCCTGAATTCGCGTGACCTGATGATGGTGGAGGGGCGCTACAACCCCCGGCAGAAGCTGCCCCTGGTTCCCAACTCGGATGGGGCGGGCGTGGTGGACGCCGTGGGGCCGGGCGTGACGCGGGTGAAGCCGGGCGACCGGGTGATGAGCCTCTTCGCCCAGGCGTGGAGCGCCGGAGCGCCCACCCGCGCCGCGCAGGTGAGCACGCTTGGCGGCCCGCTGGACGGGGCGCTCGCGGACACGGTGTTGCTGCACGAGGACGGCGCGGTGCCCACACCGGCCTATCTCTCCGACGAAGAGGCGGCGACGCTGCCGTGCGCGGCCGTGACGGCGTGGAGCGCGCTCGTCACCCATGGCGCCATCAAGGCGGGAGACACCGTGTTGCTGCAGGGCACCGGTGGCGTGTCCATCTTCGCGTTGCAGATCGCCCGGTTGATGGGCGCGCGAATCATCATCACCTCCAGCCATGACGCCAAGCTGGCGCGAGCCCGGACGCTGGGCGCGCACGACGGCATCAACTACGTGACGACGCCGGACTGGGACAAGGCGGCGCGCGCGCTGACGGGCGGCGTGGGCGTGGACCACGTGGTGGAGGTGGGTGGCGCGGAGACCTTCGAGAAGTCCCTGCGCGCGGTCCGGCCCGGCGGGACGGTGTCTGTCATTGGCGTGCTCAGCGGCGGCGCGGGGGCCGTGCCGCTGACGCCCATCCTGATGCAGAACCTGCGGGTGCAGGGCATCTTCGTGGGCCACCGTCAGAGCTTCGAGGCCCTCAACCGGGCCTTCACGCTGCACGCGGTGCGCCCGGTGGTGGACCGCGTGTTCGACTTCTCCGAGGCGCGCGCCGCCTTCGAGCACCTCAAGAGCGGGGCTCACTTCGGGAAGGTGGTCATCCGGGTGGCTTGA
- a CDS encoding RIO1 family regulatory kinase/ATPase produces MNDSLETLLADGIIEAIIGQLKTGKEAEVWLVQHAGEVVAAKLYKERHERNFRNNAGYREGREVRNSRTRRAIEKGSRFGQNAAEDAWKSAESDSLYKLHAQGVRVPTPVLFYEGILLMEVVLDAEGHPAPRMVEAPPATPEDAHALYVDLRAQVINMLCADLIHGDLSPYNILMSYAGPVIIDFPQTVAAARNNSAEFYFRRDLDNVRNFLASTAPWLHGTAGETGEIWNAYVRRELTPDFVPSGNFREGPRQNGRGGARGQGSRPQGEERRGGFRPPPQPAPAEQAAAPQRDLTPEEAAEAELRELEALVLRQGGGERGKPAVAAPPPRGGRNRGAGGGRPPPRNGAGNGARPPPNGQRMGGGGPGRPGSNAPRANGGPQGGPRSNEPRAANGAFQGGPRSNEPRASNGGPQGGPRSNEPRASNGGPQGGPRSNEPRSSNGAFQGGPRSNEPRAKGRLPGGPRQNEPRSNGGPTDGSRATGRRDNGGWRQNEPRADGGGTGGPLPRERFAEGASAGGPRQSDPRNGRPPRSNNARGGDSDVSGAEQRVFGNARPPRNEPRGDAPTSPMSQGGGPRGGGPRADRNERRGNGRQDPVVETRADPGAPPQNLVREPRQGNGGNSGGPRPQRQPQGRGGPRPPRPGGPQVSYVARPGSSSDPGSHEAGS; encoded by the coding sequence ATGAATGACTCGCTAGAGACCCTCCTGGCCGATGGCATCATCGAAGCCATCATCGGCCAGTTGAAGACGGGCAAGGAGGCAGAGGTATGGCTGGTCCAGCATGCCGGTGAGGTGGTCGCGGCCAAGCTGTACAAGGAGCGCCACGAGCGCAACTTCCGCAACAACGCGGGCTACCGGGAGGGGCGCGAGGTGCGCAACTCGCGCACGCGCCGCGCCATCGAGAAGGGCAGCCGCTTCGGGCAGAACGCCGCCGAGGACGCGTGGAAGAGCGCGGAGTCGGACTCGCTCTACAAGCTGCACGCCCAGGGGGTGCGCGTCCCCACCCCGGTGCTGTTCTACGAGGGCATCCTCCTCATGGAGGTGGTGCTGGACGCGGAGGGCCACCCCGCCCCGCGCATGGTGGAGGCGCCACCCGCCACCCCCGAGGACGCGCACGCGCTCTACGTGGACCTGCGGGCGCAGGTCATCAACATGCTGTGCGCCGACCTCATCCACGGCGACCTGTCCCCGTACAACATCCTCATGAGCTATGCGGGGCCGGTCATCATCGACTTCCCGCAGACGGTGGCGGCCGCGCGCAACAACAGCGCGGAGTTCTACTTCCGCCGCGACCTGGACAACGTCCGCAACTTCCTCGCGAGCACGGCGCCCTGGCTGCACGGCACCGCCGGTGAGACGGGCGAAATCTGGAACGCCTATGTGCGGCGGGAGCTGACCCCGGACTTCGTGCCGTCGGGCAACTTCCGGGAAGGCCCCCGGCAGAACGGGCGCGGTGGCGCCAGGGGCCAGGGCTCCCGGCCCCAGGGTGAGGAGCGCCGGGGCGGATTCCGGCCGCCGCCGCAGCCCGCGCCGGCCGAGCAGGCCGCCGCGCCCCAGCGCGACCTGACGCCCGAGGAGGCCGCCGAGGCCGAGCTCCGCGAGTTGGAGGCGCTGGTGCTCCGGCAGGGCGGAGGAGAGAGAGGCAAGCCCGCCGTGGCGGCGCCTCCGCCTCGGGGCGGGCGCAATCGAGGCGCTGGCGGAGGCCGGCCCCCGCCGCGGAACGGCGCGGGCAATGGCGCTCGGCCCCCGCCGAACGGGCAGCGGATGGGAGGCGGCGGGCCGGGGCGACCGGGCTCGAACGCGCCGCGTGCGAATGGTGGCCCGCAGGGCGGCCCGCGCTCGAATGAACCGCGTGCCGCGAACGGGGCGTTCCAGGGTGGTCCGCGCTCGAACGAACCGCGTGCCTCGAATGGTGGTCCGCAGGGTGGTCCGCGCTCGAATGAACCGCGTGCCTCGAATGGTGGTCCGCAGGGCGGTCCGCGCTCGAACGAACCGCGTTCCTCGAACGGGGCATTCCAGGGCGGCCCGCGCTCGAACGAACCGCGTGCGAAGGGCCGGCTCCCGGGCGGGCCTCGCCAGAACGAGCCACGCTCGAATGGCGGTCCGACGGATGGCTCGCGCGCGACCGGGCGCCGTGACAACGGAGGCTGGCGTCAGAACGAGCCGCGTGCGGACGGTGGCGGCACGGGCGGTCCCCTTCCCCGCGAACGATTCGCGGAAGGCGCGTCCGCGGGGGGCCCGCGTCAGAGCGACCCACGCAATGGCAGGCCGCCCCGCTCCAACAACGCGCGCGGCGGCGACTCGGACGTGTCCGGCGCCGAGCAGCGCGTGTTCGGAAACGCCCGCCCGCCAAGGAATGAGCCTCGCGGCGACGCGCCCACCTCACCGATGAGCCAGGGCGGCGGACCGCGCGGCGGCGGGCCGCGCGCGGACCGGAACGAGCGGCGGGGCAACGGCCGGCAGGACCCCGTCGTGGAGACCCGCGCCGACCCAGGCGCTCCGCCCCAGAACCTGGTCCGCGAACCCCGGCAGGGGAACGGCGGCAACAGCGGTGGACCGCGACCGCAACGCCAACCTCAGGGTCGGGGCGGCCCGCGTCCACCTCGGCCGGGCGGGCCCCAGGTCTCCTACGTGGCCCGTCCAGGCTCCTCGTCCGACCCCGGCTCGCACGAAGCAGGTTCCTGA
- a CDS encoding EF-hand domain-containing protein → MATKSRKTAVAKKSSRRSATAKKATPKKAASKKAGGAKKRAAKKRAAKKTTAKKTTAKKRAAKKATLKKPSARKAATKPRAARKATAKKTTARKTATRRTSAARRERPATGALLVEQVETTSAGLQPLAPAHAPVDEFTSTGNEVLDIFQRYDRDRTGTIDRAEFARLLEALGQNISDEELEIAVDIVDTDRTGKISWNEFKAWWNSR, encoded by the coding sequence ATGGCGACGAAGTCACGCAAGACGGCTGTTGCGAAGAAGTCATCCCGGCGTAGCGCCACGGCGAAGAAGGCCACGCCGAAGAAGGCGGCATCCAAGAAGGCCGGCGGCGCGAAGAAGCGCGCCGCGAAGAAGCGCGCCGCGAAGAAGACGACGGCGAAGAAGACGACGGCGAAGAAGCGCGCCGCGAAGAAGGCGACGCTGAAGAAGCCCTCCGCCAGGAAGGCCGCGACGAAGCCGCGCGCCGCGAGGAAGGCGACGGCGAAGAAGACCACCGCGCGCAAGACGGCGACGCGGCGGACCTCCGCGGCTCGGCGTGAGCGGCCCGCGACGGGTGCTTTGTTGGTCGAGCAGGTGGAGACGACGTCCGCGGGGCTCCAGCCCCTGGCGCCGGCCCACGCGCCGGTGGACGAGTTCACCAGCACCGGCAACGAGGTGCTCGACATCTTCCAGCGCTACGACCGCGACCGGACCGGCACCATCGACCGCGCCGAGTTCGCCCGCCTGCTGGAGGCGCTGGGGCAGAACATCTCCGACGAAGAGCTGGAAATCGCGGTCGACATCGTCGACACGGACCGCACCGGGAAGATTTCCTGGAACGAGTTCAAGGCGTGGTGGAACAGCCGTTGA
- a CDS encoding response regulator — MMRPERTVILVVGGRVSDLASSAHAAVFEHSRDGVLVLDAAQRIVEVNRAAERIFGPRAGLVGQPVGALLPGWRPPEPRASADTASRETELAGQRPGGTGPAHYLRVVTLPVSGTGAEGWVLQLHDMTARLEVEASLRQQKEFFEAVVINSPVAIITITRQFRVLSWNPEATRLFGYSPAEALGKHIFELVATEPTVLPEAQQASREVVQRGKLRSVTRRVRKDGSVVDVELRALPVSVGGRQLGFIAIYHDITDLERARRAAEAANQAKSLFLATMSHEIRTPMNAIIGMTGLLLDRTLTEEQRDFVATIRQSSEALLTLLNDVLDFSKIEAGRFEAELRPFDLRQCVESVLDLMAVRASEKGLDLGCDMAPELPQMLVGDASRLRQVLLNLVGNALKFTEHGGAVVSVEGAPLAGAEGEADWALTFSVQDTGPGIPEDRRAGLFQPFNQLDASVSRRFGGTGLGLAICKRLVEAMGGTIWVESEGVPGRGTTFRFTLRAQAAPQAYAVQPRQEQALLQGRRVLIVDDNALFRRLLGRQLQAWGLQPAEAASGMEALAQLQAGARFEAVLIDHHMPGLDGTALAERIREREETRALPLVLVSTPGRRGNPPEGLFAGVLSRPLKDSQLYDALMSCFSQHIPQLTAARQARPSRAGPFPGERPGDTVPLDILLVEDNATNQKLALLVLERLGYRADVALNGRQALQALNQKRYDVVLMDLQMPEMDGLEATRRIREELPPKVQPWVIAMTANAMDSDREQCFSAGMDDFLGKPIRVEALTAALLRCQGRRSEVAPERRVAVSSATAAPLAPDLDGLPESARIPGLEPEALARLWAELGAQAAQILPELIDTALHSMPALLDDAYSALGRGHADDLGRAAHTLKSNAAWFGASALEAQARHIELQADGGALEGMAERLDRCRAELEVTRLLLGRLRDSVLALSGG, encoded by the coding sequence ATGATGCGGCCCGAGCGGACCGTCATTCTCGTGGTAGGGGGAAGGGTGTCTGACCTGGCGTCGAGCGCACATGCGGCCGTCTTCGAGCACTCGCGGGACGGGGTGCTCGTGCTGGATGCTGCGCAGCGCATCGTGGAGGTCAACCGCGCCGCGGAGCGAATCTTCGGGCCGCGCGCCGGACTGGTGGGGCAGCCCGTGGGGGCGCTCCTGCCAGGGTGGCGTCCTCCGGAGCCTCGCGCCTCCGCCGATACCGCCTCGCGGGAGACGGAGCTGGCCGGTCAGCGTCCGGGCGGCACCGGCCCCGCGCACTATCTGCGGGTGGTGACATTGCCGGTGTCGGGGACGGGCGCGGAGGGCTGGGTCCTCCAGCTCCACGACATGACGGCCCGCCTCGAAGTGGAAGCCTCCTTGCGGCAGCAGAAGGAGTTCTTCGAAGCGGTGGTCATCAACAGCCCGGTGGCCATCATCACCATCACCCGTCAGTTCCGCGTGTTGTCGTGGAACCCGGAGGCCACGCGCCTCTTCGGGTACTCGCCGGCCGAGGCGCTGGGCAAGCACATCTTCGAGCTGGTGGCCACCGAGCCCACCGTCCTCCCGGAGGCGCAGCAGGCGTCCCGCGAAGTCGTGCAGCGGGGGAAGCTGCGCTCCGTCACCCGGCGGGTCCGCAAGGACGGGAGCGTGGTGGACGTGGAGCTGCGCGCGCTGCCGGTGTCGGTGGGCGGCCGGCAGTTGGGCTTCATCGCCATCTACCACGACATCACCGACCTGGAGCGGGCGCGCAGGGCGGCGGAGGCGGCCAACCAGGCCAAGAGCCTGTTCCTGGCCACCATGAGCCACGAAATCCGCACGCCGATGAACGCCATCATCGGCATGACGGGGCTGCTGCTGGACCGCACGCTGACGGAGGAGCAGCGCGACTTCGTGGCCACCATCCGGCAGAGCAGCGAGGCGCTGCTGACGCTGCTCAACGACGTGCTGGACTTCTCCAAGATTGAGGCCGGCCGCTTCGAGGCGGAGCTGCGCCCCTTCGACCTGCGCCAGTGCGTGGAGTCCGTGCTGGACCTGATGGCCGTGCGCGCCAGCGAGAAGGGCCTGGACCTGGGCTGCGACATGGCGCCGGAGCTGCCGCAGATGCTGGTGGGGGACGCGTCCCGCCTGCGCCAGGTGCTGCTCAACCTGGTGGGCAACGCGCTCAAGTTCACCGAGCACGGCGGCGCCGTGGTGAGCGTGGAGGGCGCGCCGCTGGCCGGCGCGGAGGGCGAGGCGGACTGGGCGCTGACCTTCAGCGTGCAGGACACCGGCCCCGGCATCCCCGAGGACCGGCGCGCGGGCTTGTTCCAGCCGTTCAACCAGCTCGACGCGTCCGTGTCCCGGCGCTTCGGCGGCACGGGGCTGGGGCTGGCCATCTGCAAGCGGCTGGTGGAGGCCATGGGCGGCACCATCTGGGTGGAGAGCGAAGGGGTTCCCGGCCGGGGCACCACCTTCCGCTTCACCCTGCGCGCCCAGGCGGCGCCGCAGGCCTACGCGGTTCAGCCACGGCAGGAGCAGGCGCTGCTCCAAGGCCGGCGCGTGCTCATCGTGGACGACAACGCCCTGTTCCGGCGGCTGCTGGGCCGGCAGCTCCAGGCCTGGGGCCTGCAACCGGCGGAGGCGGCGTCGGGGATGGAGGCGCTGGCCCAGCTCCAGGCGGGGGCCCGCTTCGAGGCGGTGCTCATCGACCACCACATGCCGGGGCTGGATGGCACCGCGCTGGCCGAGCGCATCCGCGAGCGCGAGGAGACGCGCGCCCTGCCCCTGGTGCTGGTGTCGACCCCGGGCCGCCGGGGCAACCCGCCCGAGGGGCTCTTCGCCGGGGTGCTGTCGCGTCCGCTGAAGGACTCGCAGCTCTACGACGCGCTGATGTCGTGCTTCTCGCAGCACATCCCCCAGCTCACGGCGGCCCGGCAGGCGCGGCCCTCGCGCGCGGGGCCCTTCCCGGGGGAGCGGCCGGGGGACACCGTGCCGCTCGACATCCTCCTGGTGGAGGACAACGCGACCAACCAGAAGCTGGCGCTGCTCGTGCTGGAGCGGCTGGGCTACCGCGCCGACGTGGCGTTGAACGGGCGCCAGGCGCTGCAGGCCCTGAACCAGAAGCGCTACGACGTGGTGCTCATGGACCTCCAGATGCCGGAGATGGACGGCCTGGAGGCCACCCGCCGCATCCGCGAGGAGCTGCCGCCCAAGGTGCAGCCCTGGGTCATCGCGATGACGGCCAACGCCATGGACTCCGACCGGGAGCAGTGCTTCTCGGCGGGCATGGACGACTTCCTGGGCAAGCCCATCCGCGTGGAGGCGCTGACGGCCGCGCTGCTGCGCTGTCAAGGCCGGCGCTCGGAGGTCGCGCCGGAGCGGCGTGTCGCGGTGAGCAGCGCGACGGCGGCGCCCCTGGCCCCCGACCTGGACGGCCTGCCGGAGTCCGCGCGCATCCCGGGCCTGGAGCCCGAGGCGCTGGCCCGGCTGTGGGCGGAGCTGGGGGCGCAGGCGGCGCAGATCCTCCCCGAGCTCATCGACACCGCGCTGCACAGCATGCCGGCCCTCCTGGACGACGCGTACTCCGCCCTGGGGCGAGGCCACGCGGATGACCTGGGCCGGGCCGCGCACACGCTCAAGTCGAACGCGGCCTGGTTCGGCGCGAGCGCGCTGGAGGCCCAGGCTCGGCACATCGAGCTGCAGGCGGATGGCGGCGCCCTGGAGGGCATGGCCGAGCGGCTGGACCGGTGCCGCGCGGAGCTGGAGGTGACGCGGCTGCTGCTGGGCCGCCTGCGCGACAGCGTCCTCGCCCTGTCCGGCGGCTGA
- the gor gene encoding glutathione-disulfide reductase — MARYDFDLFTIGGGSGGVAASRRAGAHGARVAVCEDRDVGGTCVHRGCVPKKLLVYGSHFREEFEDAEGYGWSVQAPVFTWSKLLAAKDKELDRLRGVYGRLLRDSGVTLMEGRGRVVDAHTVEVAGELYTAERILVATGSRPYLPPDITGIEHAITSDEALSFPELPKRLAIVGAGYIGVELAGVFHGLGSKVTMLIRGASVLGGFDEDVRSFLTEEMRKKGIDLMTDTFIRDIEKRAEGGVSLLTGGGETVEADAVLFATGRVPNTTGLGLEEAGVVLDGRGAVVVDEWSRSSVESIYAVGDVTDRINLTPVAIAEGRALAETLFNDNPTQMNHTNVPSAVFSQPPVASVGLTELEARERHGKLDIYVASFRPMKHTLSGRNERTMMKVVVERDSNRVLGCHMVGTDAPEIIQGLAVAVKCGVTKKQLDATVGIHPTAAEEFVTLRDKRPDPDERLAAELGHDAAAPRR, encoded by the coding sequence ATGGCCCGATACGACTTCGACCTGTTCACCATTGGCGGAGGCTCTGGCGGCGTGGCGGCCAGCCGCAGGGCCGGGGCCCACGGCGCCCGGGTGGCGGTGTGTGAGGACCGCGACGTGGGCGGCACCTGTGTCCACCGCGGCTGCGTGCCCAAGAAGCTGCTGGTGTACGGCAGCCACTTCCGGGAGGAGTTCGAGGACGCGGAGGGCTACGGCTGGAGCGTCCAGGCGCCGGTGTTCACCTGGAGCAAGCTGCTGGCCGCCAAGGACAAGGAGCTGGACCGGCTGCGCGGCGTGTACGGCCGGCTGCTGCGGGACTCCGGCGTGACGTTGATGGAGGGGCGCGGCCGGGTGGTGGACGCCCACACGGTGGAGGTGGCCGGCGAGCTGTACACGGCGGAGCGCATCCTGGTCGCCACCGGCTCCCGGCCCTACCTCCCGCCCGACATCACGGGCATCGAGCACGCCATCACCTCGGATGAAGCGCTGTCGTTCCCGGAGCTGCCCAAGCGGCTGGCCATCGTCGGGGCCGGGTACATCGGCGTGGAGCTGGCGGGCGTCTTCCACGGCCTGGGCTCGAAGGTGACGATGCTGATTCGCGGCGCCAGCGTGCTGGGCGGGTTCGACGAGGACGTCCGCTCCTTCCTCACGGAGGAGATGCGCAAGAAGGGCATCGACCTGATGACGGACACCTTCATCCGGGACATCGAGAAGCGGGCCGAGGGTGGGGTGAGCCTGCTGACGGGCGGGGGTGAGACGGTGGAGGCGGACGCGGTGCTCTTCGCCACCGGCCGCGTGCCGAACACCACGGGGCTGGGGCTGGAGGAGGCGGGCGTGGTGCTGGACGGGCGGGGCGCGGTGGTGGTGGACGAGTGGTCCCGCTCGTCCGTGGAGAGCATCTACGCGGTGGGGGACGTCACCGACCGCATCAACCTCACCCCGGTGGCCATCGCGGAGGGGCGGGCCCTGGCGGAGACGCTCTTCAACGACAACCCCACGCAGATGAACCACACCAACGTCCCGTCCGCCGTCTTCAGCCAGCCGCCCGTGGCGTCCGTGGGCCTGACGGAGCTGGAGGCGCGGGAGCGGCACGGGAAGCTGGACATCTACGTCGCCAGCTTCCGCCCCATGAAGCACACGCTGAGCGGCCGCAACGAGCGCACCATGATGAAGGTGGTGGTGGAGCGCGACTCCAATCGCGTGCTCGGCTGCCACATGGTGGGGACGGACGCGCCGGAAATCATCCAGGGCCTGGCCGTGGCGGTGAAGTGCGGCGTCACCAAGAAGCAGCTCGACGCCACCGTGGGCATCCACCCCACCGCGGCCGAGGAGTTCGTCACCCTGCGGGACAAGCGGCCGGACCCCGACGAGCGCCTGGCGGCGGAGCTGGGGCATGATGCGGCGGCGCCCCGGCGCTGA